One part of the Rutidosis leptorrhynchoides isolate AG116_Rl617_1_P2 chromosome 1, CSIRO_AGI_Rlap_v1, whole genome shotgun sequence genome encodes these proteins:
- the LOC139894577 gene encoding uncharacterized protein, translated as MLKSRELIRDHFVHQIGNGRTTSAWYDVWSNVGCLLSFITHRAIASARLHSSNLVHDIIINGSWRWPTSWAHLYPPIQQITIPTISNLDDAIMWKDVNGSLRKFSVSLVWNTIRPRAPCVPWFRVVWFSQCIPRHAFLLWLLMGEKLKTQDKLQSWERRGPNSGLSYSLCRSQMDNHDHLFFECSYSADLCAKVGQVVHIPNWNSSWKNIRDELIPVANRKVAWFIVAKLAFAASTYFIWQERNNRLFSNKSHTVEQLYEVIYSTALYHFF; from the coding sequence ATGTTGAAGAGCAGGGAGTTGATTAGAGACCATTTTGTCCATCAGATTGGTAATGGTAGAACGACATCAGCATGGTATGATGTTTGGTCAAATGTTGGTTGCCTCTTATCTTTTATTACCCATCGAGCTATAGCGAGTGCTCGATTACATTCCTCGAATTTAgtacatgatattattattaatggaagttGGAGATGGCCTACTTCATGGGCTCATTTGTACCCTCCAATTCAGCAGATTACTATACCAACTATCTCAAATTTGGATGATGCTATTATGTGGAAAGATGTTAATGGGAGTTTAAGGAAGTTCTCTGTTAGCTTAGTGTGGAATACAATCAGGCCTAGAGCTCCATGTGTTCCTTGGTTTAGAGTTGTTTGGTTCTCGCAATGTATCCCTCGTCATGCATTTCTTTTATGGCTTCTTATGGGAGAAAAGTTGAAGACCCAAGATAAGCTTCAATCTTGGGAAAGGAGGGGCCCTAATAGCGGGTTATCTTACTCTTTATGCAGATCACAAATGGACAACCATGACCATCTATTTTTTGAATGTTCATATTCGGCTGATCTATGTGCAAAGGTGGGTCAGGTAGTTCACATTCCGAATTGGAATTCGAGTTGGAAGAATATTCGTGATGAGCTTATTCCAGTAGCTAATCGCAAGGTGGCTTGGTTTATTGTTGCTAAGTTAGCTTTCGCTGCTTCAACATATTTCATATGGCAGGAGAGAAACAACCGTCTTTTCAGCAATAAATCGCACACGGTAGAGCAACTTTATGAAGTTATATACTCGACGGCCCTTtaccattttttttaa